The Vibrio alginolyticus NBRC 15630 = ATCC 17749 genomic sequence CACCCAGACCAATAAATGCTACTCGTTGTTTTTCCATTGCACGCTTCCCTTAGTTCACCTGACTGAAATGTTTCGTAACATGCTACTAAAGAATTGAAATCATTACTCGTGATTTCTCTTTCCTCGGTCTCGATGATCCTGCATTGCAGTCCGTTTATTGCGCCTTCTACACCCCTTTACTTGACGATTAGCGTAACAGTCAAAGCACTTACATAGGTTCACTACTGCTTAGCATGGAACATCGCTTGCCCACTCTTGTCCTTGTTCGACCAGAAATTGATGTTGAACTGAGCATCATCGCTCATCTCAATGCGGTGCCAGTACTGCGGTGGGCTTGTAGCAAACTGGCCTGCATTAATCACCACCACCACTTCTGCTTCTGTGGCATTTTCATCAGCAAAGCCGTAGTAAGTCACTTGCCCTTCCATGACGCACAGCTG encodes the following:
- a CDS encoding DUF1971 domain-containing protein, with amino-acid sequence MSHLRIPKDWTVQRSTPFFTKDNVPPALLTHHNTAEGVFGQLCVMEGQVTYYGFADENATEAEVVVVINAGQFATSPPQYWHRIEMSDDAQFNINFWSNKDKSGQAMFHAKQ